In a single window of the Acyrthosiphon pisum isolate AL4f chromosome X, pea_aphid_22Mar2018_4r6ur, whole genome shotgun sequence genome:
- the LOC103310234 gene encoding zwei Ig domain protein zig-1-like: MILIKHFSGAVPVRVNISLPTTMIAVGSDLTIPCSVDGYPIPTVTWYKDGQILRNNERTQATENKLVVVRTNASDSGSYKCEAYNSYSSDEKTVNITIEGAYSIIILIYSFKQYNT, encoded by the exons atgattttaattaaacatttttctggcGCAGTCCCCGTACGGGTAAATATATCTTTGCCTACCACAATGATCGCCGTCGGTTCGGACTTGACGATACCTTGTTCGGTGGACGGTTATCCGATACCCACTGTGACCTGGTACAAAGACGGGCAAATACTACGAAACAATGAACGAACTCAAGCGACCG AAAACAAGTTGGTCGTCGTCCGTACGAATGCGTCGGATTCGGGTTCTTATAAATGTGAAGCGTACAACTCGTACAGCTCCGACGAGAAAACCGTAAACATTACAATAGAAGGTgcgtacagtataataatattaatatatagctTCAAgcagtataatacataa
- the LOC100168323 gene encoding arginine--tRNA ligase, cytoplasmic codes for MDLVNVEEHAFINLHSILISLFSNAIKTAYPALEDFGKPAVSAGSKFADYQCNASMQICKLLKAKGENVSPNVVAKKLVDCLGQCNIIEKVDVSGQGFINVWLSRNKLRDILQYVLENKLKPKPLTNPQKIIVDFSAPNVAKEMHVGHLRSTIIGESLSRVFEFIGHDVLRINHIGDWGTQFGMLIALLQDKFPNYKTESPPIKDLQQFYKQSKVLFDSDLEFKKRAYDCVVKLQSMSPDHVQAWKLICDVSRKEFQKIYERLNISIIERGESFYQSRMETVVKDLEDKGFLENDDGRKIMWSPESSIPLTVVKSDGGFTYDTSDIATLKQRIEEEKADWIIYVVDAGQSLHFETLKKCAIHSGFLDPSKVRMDFVGFGVVLGEDKKKFKTRSGDTVRLASLLDEGIKRTRDKLVEKGRDKVLTDEELKLAETALAYGCIKYADLCHNRNHDYVFSFDKMLDDKGNTAVYLLYALTRIRSIINNLGTYTQDLNESISLDHDKEWKLAKTLLRFPEVISKITDDFCLHHLCEYLYDVATTFSEFYDNCYCIEKNPQTGEIVKVFTGRILLCKVTAEYMETGLNLLGISTVSRM; via the exons ATGGACTTAGTAAATGTTGAAGAACatgcttttattaatttacattctaTATTAATCAGTTTGTTTTCAAACGCTATTAAAACAGCATATCCGGCATTAGAAGACTTTGGCAAACCTGCAGTATCTGCTGGTAGTAAATTTGCTGATTACCAATGCAACGCATCAATGCAAATATGTAAACTTTTGAAAGCAAAAG gtGAAAATGTGTCGCCTAATGTAGTTGCTAAGAAACTAGTGGATTGTTTAGGACAAtgcaatattattgaaaaagtaGATGTTTCTGGACAAGGATTTATCAACGTATGGTTAAGTCGTAATAAGCTTAGAGACATTTTACAGTATGTACTGGAAAATAAATTGAAGCCAAAACCTTTAACTAATCCACAGAAGATTATAGTAGATTTTTCAGCACCCAATGTCGCTAAAGAAATGCATGTTGGTCATTTAAG GTCAACGATTATTGGTGAAAGTCTATCCcgtgtatttgaatttattggtCATGATGTATTGAGAATAAATCATATTGGTGACTGGGGCACGCAATTTGGTATGTTAATTGCTCTACTTCAAGACAAATTCCCTAATTACAAGACCGAGTCTCCTCCTATAAAAGATTtgcaacaattttataaacaatcCAAAGTTCTTTTTGATAGTGATTTAGAGTTCAAAAAACGGGCTTATGACTGTGTTGTAAAATTACAAAGTATGTCACCTGATCATGTTCAAGCATGGAAATTGATTTGTGATGTATCAAGGAAAG aatttcaaaaaatatatgaaagatTAAATATCAGCATTATTGAAAGAGGAGAATCATTTTACCAAAGCCGAATGGAAACTGTAGTTAAAGATCTGGAAGACAaag gatTTTTGGAGAATGATGATGGTAGAAAAATTATGTGGAGTCCAGAGTCCTCAATACCATTAACTGTAGTAAAATCTGATGGTGGATTTACATATGATACATCAGATATTGCAACTCTAAAACAGAGAATTGAGGAAGAGAAGGCTGATTGGATTATATATGTCGTTGATGCTGGACAG agTCTACATTTTgagactttaaaaaaatgtgcaatTCACTCAGGTTTTCTTGATCCATCTAAAGTTCGCATGGACTTTGTTGGTTTTGGCGTAGTGTTGGGTGAAGATAAGAAAAAGTTTAAAACCCGTTCTGGTGATACAGTTCGTCTAGCTAGTCTTTTAGATGAAG gtataaaaagaaCAAGAGATAAACTAGTGGAAAAAGGCCGAGACAAAGTATTGACCGATGAAGAATTAAAATTAGCAGAAACGGCATTGGCTTATGGTTGCATTAAGTATGCTGATTTATGTCATAATAGAAATCATGATTATGTATTTTCTTTCGATAAAATGTTGGATGACAAAGGAAATACAGCGGTTTACTTGTTGTATGCACTTACAAGAATAAGgtccattattaataatttgggtACTTATACTCAAGACTTAAATGAGTCTATTTCACTCGACCATGATAAAGAATGGAAACTAGccaag ACTTTGTTACGGTTCCCAGAAGTAATCTCAAAAATTACTGATGATTTTTGTCTCCATCATTTATGCGAATATCTTTATGATGTGGCTACAACATTTAGCGAGTTTTATGACAATTGTTATTGCATTGAAAAAAATCCTCAAactg GTGAAATCGTTAAAGTGTTTACTGGAAGAATATTGCTGTGTAAAGTCACAGCAGAGTACATGGAAACGGGATTAAATTTACTGGGCATCAGCACGGTATCTCGAATGTAG
- the LOC100573676 gene encoding uncharacterized protein LOC100573676: MDNNNEKQISVTEPTVTPIDPSITLPTAPTITVAEPAITPNVQNITSAEPSITPSCTPATTSNKQTIISTKPEITSTESISVKLAVTPTEPKITPTEPKTTTARPRNIPAELMITSPRPRITLTEPIKTPIDEVLVIKDHVIRPNQPLFYVKNPKGWFNQFESKILAADLTEDLPVYYDLLKELNNHDILCCILDVFQNMTMVNKYMYFRSHLLKKISEQERLIELVSDLKLEDKYPSVLLNEMKQLTDDKLLEQNLQRLWLQKLPPQARDILLLSSDSLSSKSLLADNIKDLHYSPDAQLSKEAAKQYEHEHGLANSADDHQTENARAINNTNSIKTEKKKSRLNSFCKCI; the protein is encoded by the exons atggacaacaataatgaaaaacaaatctCAGTAACGGAGCCAACAGTTACACCGATCGATCCATCGATTACACTCCCTACTGCACCGACAATTACAGTGGCTGAGCCAGCAATAACaccaaatgtacaaaatattacatcagCCGAGCCATCAATTACACCGTCCTGCACTCCAGCAACTACATCgaacaaacaaacaattatatCTACCAAGCCAGAGATTACATCGACTGAATCGATATCGGTCAAGCTAGCGGTTACACCAACCGAACCAAAAATTACACCGACTGAGCCCAAAACTACAACGGCTAGACCAAGAAACATTCCTGCCGAGTTAATGATTACGTCGCCTAGGCCAAGAATAACATTGACTGAGCCAATAAAAACACCGATCGATGAGGTATTAGTCATAAAGGATCATGTTATTCGGCCTAATCAACCACTGTTTTATGTGAAAAATCCCAAAGGGTGGTTTAATCAATTTGAATCAAAAATATTGGCTGCGGACTTGACTGAAGACTTACCAGTGTATTATGACCTCTTAAAAGAATTAAACAACCATGACATTTTATGCTGTATTCTGGACGTATTTCAAAACATGACTATGGTCaataaatacatgtattttaGAAGCCATTTGCTCAAAAAAATATCTGAACAAGAAAGGCTCATAGAGCTCGTAAGCGATTTAAAATTAGAAGACAAATATCCGTCCGTTCTTTTAAACGAAATGAAACAATTAACGGATGATAAGTTATTAGAACAGAATTTACAACGCTTGTGGTTACAAAAGTTACCACCGCAGGCACGagatatactattattgtcTTCCGATTCTTTGAGTTCCAAATCATTGTTGGCGGACAACATTAAGGATCTACATTATTCTCCAGATGCTCAATTATCAAAGGAAGCCGCTAAACA aTATGAACATGAACACGGATTGGCGAACTCAGCTGATGATCATCAAACAGAAAATGCACGAGCTATCAATAACACGAATTCAATCAAAACAGAGAAAAAAAAGTCTCgtttaaatagtttttgcaAATGCATCTAG